The Gloeomargarita lithophora Alchichica-D10 genomic sequence GATGACCCGACGCTAATTAATGACGATCGCTTTGCCCCTGCGGGGGTACTCGCCCCCAAGTCTAAAGCTGATTTTGCCTTTGTGTTGCATTGCTTGAGTTATTTATCGAGTAAGGGACGGGCGGCGATCGTGTGCTTCCCTGGTATTTTTTATCGGGGTGGTGCGGAAGCCCAAATCAGAAAGTATCTGGTGGATAACAACTATGTGGAAACGGTGATTGCCCTCGCGCCTAATCTGTTTTTTGGCACGACGATCGCAGTAACGATTTTGGTGCTATCGAAACGCAAACACGACACCGCTACCCAGTTTATTGATGCCAGTGGACTGTTTAAGAAAGAAACGAATAATAATACCCTGACAGATGACCATATCGCGGCAATTATGGGGGTGTTTGATAGTAAGGAAAATGTGGCTCACTTTGCGCGATCGGTAACCTTGGAAGAGATTGCGGCTAATGATTACAATCTGTCGGTGAGCAGCTATGTGGAAGCAAAGGATACCCGCGAAGTAGTGGACATCAATGCACTTAATGCGAAGTTAAAAACCACTGTTGCCAAGATCGATCGCTTGCGGGCTGAGATTGATGCGATCGTGGCGGAGATTGAAGCATGAGTAAATCAGCACAGCCCATTGCTTTGATCGATCCGCCTGATGGCTATAACGGCTGGTTAATGGAACTCAAGGAACGCATCCATACCGCCCAACAACGGGCGACATTGGCGGTTAATCGGGAATTGATTATGCTCTATTGGCAGATTGGGCGTGATATTTTAGAGCGGCAAGCTGAACAGGGCTGGGGAGCCAAGGTGATCGAACGACTCGCCCATGATTTGCGTAGTGCATTCCCCAACATGAAAGGTTTTTCTCGCACCAATTTAATGTATATGCGTGCTTTTGCTGAAGCGTGGCGAGAGGAATCAATCGTCCAGCAGGCTGTTGGACAATTGCCGTGGGGACATAATTTGGTCTTGCTAGACAAGCTGAGTACGCAGGAAGCGCGTATTTGGTATGCCCAAAAAGCCATAGAAAACAACTGGTCGCGTAATGTGCTGGTGATGCAGATTGAAACGCGCTTAATTGAGCGACAGGGCAATGCGGTTTCTAATTTTGACCAGCGTTTGCCTAAACCAGATTCCGACCTTGCCCGTGAGTCGATTAAAGACCCCTATCGTTTTGATTTTTTAGGTCTGACGGAGGAGGCTCAAGAGCGTGAAATAGAAGGCGCATTAGTGAAGCACGTCACGCAATTTTTGTTGGAGTTGGGTGCAGGATTTGCCTTTGTGGGTCGTCAGGTGTTAATTCAGGTGGGTGAGGAGGAGTTTTTTATTGATCTGCTGTTTTATCACCTGAAATTGCGCTGTTATGTTGTGATTGAACTCAAAGCCGACAAATTCAAGCCTGAACATTTGGGGCAGTTAGGGTTTTATATGACAGCCGTGGATAGGCAGATGAAAGCTAAAGAGGATGCTGTCACGATTGGCTTACTGTTGTGCAAAAGCAAGGACAAGGTGGTGGCTGAGTATGCTTTGGGAGATAAAAGCCAGCCTATGGGCATTGCTGAGTATAAATTATTGGAATCTCTACCCGTTCCCTTACAAACTCAATTGCCCAGTATTGAAGACATTGAACGAGAATTGCAGGGATTTGATGGAGGTGATGTATGAGTGGGATGAATTTTCTAGAAAAGCTATTGAATGGCGCGGCGGTAGAGTGGAAGCCGTTGGGAGAGGTTACGAAATATGAACAACCCACAAAATACCTTGTGCAATCAACGAACTATAAAGATGAGTTTGCAACTCCTGTATTAACAGCAGGTAAAACTTTTATCCTTGGATATACGGATGAAATCAATGGAATTTATACAGCTTCAAAAACTCCTGTAATTATTTTTGATGATTTCACAACAGCCAATAAATGGGTTGATTTTGATTTCAAAGCTAAATCATCTGCAATGAAGATGATCACATCAATCAATGATTCTAAGTTTATCTTGAAATATATATATTACTGGCTGAATACGTTACCCAGTGACTTAATTGATGGAGATCATAAACGACAATGGATTAGTAATTTCTGTAACAAGAAAATCCCCATGCCACCTCTTGCCATTCAAGCCGAAATCGTGCGGATTTTGGACACTTTTACAGAGCTAACCGCAGAGCTAACCGCAGAGCTAACCGATCGCCAGAAGCAATATAACTACTACCGCGATCGGCTGTTGACTTTTGCAGAAGGTGAAGCGGAGTGGAAGATATTGGGAGACATATCCCTCAAATCATACTCTGGTGCAACTCCCACAGCAGGCGCACCAGAATATTACGATGGTGGCACAATTCCTTGGTTAAGAACGCAAGAAGTAAGGTTCTCTGACATTGAAGAAACAGAAATCAAGATAACTCCTTCTGCATTGAAAAATTCAGCCGCAAAATGGATTCCTAAAAATTGCGTTATTATTGCGATCTCAGGTGCAACCGCAGGACGATCTGCAATTAATAAAATTCCATTAACAACTAACCAGCACTGTTGCTGTTTGGAAATCAATCCAGAAAAAGCCTTGTATCGATATGTTTTCCATTGGGTAAGTCTTAATTATGAAAACCTTAAAGGAATGGGGCAAGGTGCTAGAGGTGACATCAACTCAGGAATTATAAAAAACTTTAAAATCCCTATTCTACCCCTATCCGAACAAGCCCACATCGTTGGCATCCTTGACAAATTCGACACCCTCACCAACTCGATTCGCGAAGGCTTACCCCGTGAAATTGAATTGCGGCAAAAGCAATACGAATATTACCGCGACTTGTTGTTGAGTTTTCCTAAAACGGAGGAGTAACAATGAGCAAACAGTCGCAAACAGTACAGAATGTACAAAGCGAGTTTTCTGATGTCCTAAAGCAGATTCAGGCATCCCGACAGAAAGTTTTTGCTCACATCAACACCGCCCTCATTGACCTCTATTGGCAGATTGGACAAATTATCAGCCAGAAAGTGAGCAGTGAAGCTTGGGGCAAAAGTGTTGTCAGCGAACTAGCCAAATACATCACCCAAAACGCCCCAGAAATCAAAGGTTTTAGCGACAAAAATCTATGGCGAATGAAGCAGTTTTATGAAACCTATTGCGCCGATCCAAAACTCTCACCACTGGCGAGAGAATTACCATGGACACACAACACCATTATTTTTTCACGCTGTAAGTCTATCGAAGAGCGAGAATATTATCTGCGAACGTGCATTAAAGAACACTATTCATCAAGAGAGTTAGAACGACAGATTAGCTCTTCTCACTTTGAACGGACTATGCTTGGCAACCAAAAACTCTCGGCAGTGCTGAGAGAAATTCATCCCAGCATAAATCACACCCTAAAAGACAACTATGTATTAGAGTTTCTAGGCTTGCCGATAGAACACGAAGAGAAGGAACTGCAAAAAGCACTAATTCAGAATATGAAGCAGTTTATCCTTGAACTGGGTAGAGATTTCATCTTTATAGGTGAAGAGTATCGTTTGCAAGTGGGAAATCAGGACTTTTATCTTGATTTGCTCTTTTTTCATCGAGGTTTAGCGGCTCTAGTCGCCTTTGAATTGAAAATTGGCAAATTCAGCCCAGAACATTTAGGACAACTTAACTTCTATCTTGAAGCCCTAGATCGTGATGTGAAAAAGCCCCACGAAAACCCAAGCATTGGCGTATTGCTTTGCCGCGATAAAGACGAAGAAGTAGTTGAGTATGCCCTATCACGAAACTTATCGCCTACTATGGTGGCATAATATGAGATCCAACTACCCGATAAAAAACTGATTCAGGCGAAACTCCATGAATTATCTGATGTCTTAGAGGACAAAAAACAATGACTAACTACAATGCGATCGCCGAATCCAATAACTTTATTGTGCTAGAAAAATACAGCAAGCAATCAAGAGTTAAAGATAACTACCAAAGCGAATACGATTTGGAGAGGGAGTTTATTCAGGATTTAGTCCAGCAAGGCTATCAATACCTGCCCAGCATCACCAACTCGCAAACCATGCTAGCCAATGTGCGTGAGCAGTTGCAGACCCTCAATCATGTGCAGTTTAGCGAAGGCGAATGGCGGCGTTTTGTCGAAACCTATTTAGATAAACCTAGCGACAGCATTATTGATAAAACCCGCAAAATCCATGACGATTACATCCATGATTTTGTTTTTGATGATGGACACATTCAAAATATTTACCTCCTCGATAAAAAGAACCTTACTCGCAATAAAGTACAAGTGATCAAGCAATTTGAACAAAAGGGAACTCAAACCAACCGCTACGATGTCACCATCTTGATCAATGGCTTACCCCTCGTACAAATTGAGCTAAAAAAGCGCGGCGTAGCCATTCGTGAAGCCTTCAATCAAGTCCATCGCTACAGCAAAGAAAGCTTTAATACTGAACATTCCCTATACAAGTATTTACAGCTATTTGTGATTTCCAACGGAACTGATACCCGTTATTTTGCCAATACCACCCAGCGCAATAAAAATAGCTTTGACTTCACCATGCACTGGGCAAGAGCCGATAACACACCGATCAAAGACCTCAAAGACTTTACTGCTACCTTTTTCCAGAAAAATACCCTGCTCAATGTGCTGTTGCAATATTCCGTCTTTGATGTGAGTAACACTTTGCTAGTGATGCGACCATACCAGATTGCTGCCACCGAACGCATTCTATGGAAAATTAACAGTTCTTACCAAGCCAAACACTGGAACAAAATTGAGGGTGGCGGCTATATCTGGCACACCACAGGCTCAGGCAAAACTCTAACCAGCTTCAAAGCGGCGCGGCTGGCAACGGAGCTAGATTTTATCGACAAAGTATTTTTTGTGGTCGATCGCAAAGACCTCGACTACCAAACCATGAAAGAATATCAACGCTTTTCGCCCGATAGCGTCAATGGTTCTGACAGCACAGCAGGGCTGAAGCGGAATCTGGATAAAGATGATAATAAAATCATCGTTACCACCATCCAAAAGCTGAATAACTTGATGAAAACCGAAAGCGACTTAGCCATCTATCACAAGCAGGTCGTGTTTATTTTTGATGAATGTCACCGTAGCCAATTTGGTGAGGTACAAAAGAATCTACGGCAAAAATTCAAGAAATTTTATCAATTTGGCTTCACTGGTACACCCATTTTTCCCGAAAATGCCCTCGGCGCGGACACCACTAAAAGCGTATTTGGTCATGAATTACATTCCTATGTAATCACCGATGCGATTCGTGATGAAAAAGTCCTCAAGTTCAAGGTGGATTACAACGATGTGCGCCCACAGTTCAAAGCCATTGAAACCGAGCAGGATGAGAAAAAGCTCAGCGCCGCCGAAAACAAACAAGCCCTGTTACATCCCGATCGCATTCGCAAGATTGCTCAATACATCCTGCATAACTTCCATCAGAAAACCCACCGCTTACGAGGAGGAAATAAGGGCTTTAATGCGATGTTTGCGGTAAGCAGTGTGGACGCTGCCAAGTTGTATTACGAAACGTTTAAGCAATTACAAACAGACCGCGATAACCCCCTAAAAATCGCCACCATCTTCTCCTTTGCCGCCAACGAAGAACAGGATGCGGTGGGAGAAATATCCGATGAAAGTTTTGATGTGTCAGCCATGAATAGCAGTGCCAAAGAATTTTTAAGCGCGGCGATCGCCGACTATAACGCGCTGTTTAAAACCAACTTCAGCGTAGATAGCAATGGCTTTCAAAACTACTACCGCGATCTAGCCAAGCAAGTCAAAGCCAAGGAAATCGATCTGCTAATCGTGGTGGGTATGTTCCTGACGGGATTTGATGCGCCCACACTCAATACCCTATTTGTCGATAAAAACCTGCGCTATCACGGCTTGCTGCAAGCCTATTCCCGTACCAACCGCATTTACGATGCCACCAAAACCTTTGGCAATATCGTCACCTTCCGTGATTTAGAACAAGCCACAATTGATGCCATTACCCTATTTGGCGATACAAACACCAAAAATGTGGTGCTAGAAAAAAGCTACAGGGAATACATGGAAGGCTTTGCCGATGTGGTGACAGGTGAAGCGCGGCGTGGCTTTGTGGAGGTGGTGACAGAATTAGAGCAACGTTTTCCCAACCCCGATGAGATTGTTTTAGAAAAAGACAAAAAAGACTTTGCCAAGTTGTTTGGTGAATATTTGCGCGTTGAAAATGTGCTGCAAAACTACGACGAATTTGCCAGCCTGAAAGCCTTGCAACAGGTCGATATGAATGACCCGGCGGCGATTGAAGCATTTAAAGCAGAACACTATTTAAGTGATGAAGACCTGACGGCACTGCAAGGGATCCAGATTCCTAGCGATCGCACCATTCAAGATTACCGCTCCACCTACAACGATATCCGTGACTGGTTGCGCCGCACCAAAGCGGACAGTGAAAAAGAAAAATCAGCGATCGCTTGGGATGATGTGGTGTTTGAAGTGGATTTACTCAAATCCCAAGAGATCAATTTGGATTACATTCTGGAATTAATTTTTGAGCAGAATAAAAAGAATAAAAGTAAAAGCGAATTGATTGAAGAAGTGCGCCGCTTGATTCGCTCCAGTTTGGGCAATCGCGCTAAAGAAAGCCTGATTGTGGATTTCATTAATCAAACCAATCTCGATGAAATAGCAAATAAAGCCAGCATCATTGATACGTTCTTTCAATTTGCTCAAGCTGAGCAAACCCGCGAAGCCGATGAGTTGATTCGTTCAGAAGGCTTGAATGAGGAAGCAGCCAAACGCTATATCAATGCCTCTCTGAAACGCGAGTTCGCCAGCGAGAATGGGACTGAGTTAAATGACACATTGCCTAAAATGAGTCCGCTTAATCCACAATACAAAACCAAGAAGCAGAGCGTTTTCCAAAAAATTGCGGCGTTTGTTGAGAAGTTTAAAGGAGTAGGCGGACAGATTTAGGAAGGTTATCTGCTTCGGTTCGAGCTTGGTTAAGCAAAAATGAGTGGATTCGTTGATGAGTTCCAAAACGTTATCGGCGATTCCTTGCAGGATGCGTTTCACCGCCAAAGTTAAGAATAGACAAGAGATCGGGCATAACAAATCATTGGAGCGGACAGAATCGTGATATTTCGGTGATGAGCAAAGATTTAGGTCTGCCGCTCAATTCAGCCGTTATGCGGCTCAAGCTACTGGTTGAGACTGACATTCAAGCTTATTTGTCAGAGTTCAATATTTTTGATTGATCGAGGTAGCTGGTAGAGTAGATGTCGTTCCTGAAATTGAGAAGTTGGACACCATGACAGAATCGACTCACCTCAGCCAATTTCGCTTGATGGCGCAATACAATTCATGGGCTAACAACAAAATTTATGACCTAGTGGCCTCCTTAACAGAAGAAGAACGGCAGCGAAATCTTGGAGCCTTCTTTGAGTCAATTCATGGAACGCTAAATCATATTCTTTTGGGCGATCGGGCTTGGCTTGGGAGGTTTGCGACGGGGACGTGCTATACATTTCGTTCATTGCAAAATGAAAAGCTTGTGTTTCAACTTGAATCATTAGCACAAATACTCTATACAAATTTTGCGGAGTTGCGGTACGAGCGGAGTGAGACGGATAGGGTAATTGAGAAATGGATGCAGGAACTTGAAACAGAGATGCTGTCTACCCGTGTTTATTATTCCAATCCTGCCCGTGGGATTGAACGCGAACACTCACTATGGTTTGGATTGACTCATTTTTTCAATCATCAAACTCACCATCGTAGTCAAGCTACAACACTGCTTCATCAACTCGGTCGAGATTACGGAGTGACTGATTTTCTTGCGATGTATGATGTTGCAAAAGAATTTGTTTGAGAAGGAAATATGGGTACTAAATATATCTCCAGCGATCGCCGCATAACAACCCTAGTGCAGCGGATTGACTGAAACCGCCTTGGGGCGTGCCAAAACAGTCGCAACCGCTGACTGGGAACGTTATACAAACTTTAACGATCATGCTAAGGAGACAGCGCCAAACACTAAGGACAGGATTAAGTATGAATAGCGGGATTGAGCATTATAACGCTGTAATTATTGGAGGTGGTCTTGGAGGCTTAACTGCCGGGGCTACCTTGGCTAAATTTGGGAAAAAAGTATTGGTACTCGAGCAGCATTATATTCCAGGTGGTTGTGCAACTACATTCAAGAGAAAAGACTATGTAATGGAAGTAGGCCTTCACGAAATGGATGGTTTGTTTGAGAAAGATACTAAGGTAGATATTTTTAAATTTTTAGAGGTTGACAAAAATGTTCAGTTTCTAAAAGTCCCTGAATTATTTCACTTAAAGACCCAAAAATCAGAATTTATTTTTCCTCACGGAATAGCCGAGGCTCAACAAGCCCTTGTAGCTAAATACCCGAATGAGGAAAAAGGGATTACACGCTTTTTTAAATTAATAAATGGTGTTTTGGATGAGATTCCAAAAATGCCTCGAGAGAGATGGAAACAGATTCTACTATTTCCTTTAATGCCGCTTTTATTTCCAAATATAGTAAAGACATCAAAATCGAAAGTGGGCGAATGGCTCGACAAAAACATCAAAAGCGATGATTTAAAACTCATTCTTACTGCCAACATATTGTACTACGGTGATGACCCTTATAATTTATCTTTGCTCTACTTTTCAGTAGCCCAAGCCTCATACATTGGTGGCGGTGGCCATTTCATCAAAGGAGGTTCTCAACAGTTATCCAATTACTTGGCGAGTGTCATTACTAATAATGGCGGACAAGTGTTGTTGGGAAAAAATGTTAATCAAATTTTGGTTGAAGAAGGTGTTGCCAAAGGTGTTGTTTTTAATGATGCCTTCAATACACAAGCAATATCAGCTCAAGTCAATGCGGATGTAATAATTGGTAATGCAGCCATACCATTAGTAGCCGATTTATTACCAACCGATTACAACGAGAGGGTTTACAAGAACATTGGAAAAATGGAAGAAGCTTGTTCACTTATTTCCATTTATATGGGATTCAATGTGGAATTGAAAAAGTTTGGTATTAAACATTATTCCACTTTTTTGGCAGGAAATTACATCAATAACCTAAGCGACATAAAAGAGAATTATAGAGGAGATTGGAGCAACAAAACCTTCGCATTTGTTGACTATGGACAAGTTGATTCCGGCTTAGCCCCAAAAGGCAAAACCTTTGCGGTGATTTGTGCCGCTGATTACCTCTCTGAATGGGAAAACCTAAACGAAAAAGAATACAGACTAAAAAAGGAAAAGGTTGCTCAATTATTTTTCAAACGATTAGAATCTCAATTCCCAGGCATATGTGAGCATTTGGAGTACTACGAAGTCGGAACTTCAAAAACCATAAAGCGATATACCAAAAACCCTAAAGGTACCGCTTATGGCTATGCACAAACAGTTGCACAATCAGGTCTTAATCGATTGAACCATTTCCCTGAAATAAAGAATCTGAAATTTGCTTCGGCTTGGTCGTTTCCCGGTGGGGGATTTACAGGTGCCATACTCAGCGGATTTCTAACGGCTACAGATTTGGAGAAAAACACCAAATGGAAAAACGTCAATCCACAAAATATAGAAGATAAACGAATTGTAAAACTGATAGATAAGCAAATCATAGCCGAAAATACTTTGGAAATGACCTTTGAAAAGCCTACAGAATTCAATCACCTAATTGGGCAGTATGTAATATTGAGGCTTGATCAGCCCAAATACACTGTTTTGGATATGCCTTTTCGTTCATTATCCATTGTTTCTCATCCATCCGAACCAACACTCAGATTTGCAATGAGAATAAGCGAAAGCAGTTTTAAAAAGAGTTGTTCTGAAATGAACTTTTCAGAAACAGCAACCATCTTTGGTCCTACAGGACATTTTTCAATTCAAGACGATACCAAGCCAATCGTATTTCTTGTATCAGGGATTGGAATAACTCCTATAGTTCCTATGCTCAAAGAATTGGAACAGAATAAGCACACCGCAAAGGTTTGCCTTTTCTACAGTAATAAGACTTTGGAATCTGCTGTTTATCACAAACAACTGTCAGAGCTACAAATACCCAATTTTGACTATAATTTGGTTCAAACTGGTATTGAAGGCAGAATAAACAGAGAAGTTCTGAAATCGAAAATTGATGATGTCGCTAAATGTGATTTCTATCTGGTTGGTACGAGCGAATTTGTTCATTCAATGAAGGAGATACTGAAATCCTTGAATGTGGATGAGCAGAATATTAACACAGATGATTTTGGTTAATGCTATGAAAAACATCTTAAATAGAAAGCATAC encodes the following:
- a CDS encoding FAD-dependent oxidoreductase; translated protein: MNSGIEHYNAVIIGGGLGGLTAGATLAKFGKKVLVLEQHYIPGGCATTFKRKDYVMEVGLHEMDGLFEKDTKVDIFKFLEVDKNVQFLKVPELFHLKTQKSEFIFPHGIAEAQQALVAKYPNEEKGITRFFKLINGVLDEIPKMPRERWKQILLFPLMPLLFPNIVKTSKSKVGEWLDKNIKSDDLKLILTANILYYGDDPYNLSLLYFSVAQASYIGGGGHFIKGGSQQLSNYLASVITNNGGQVLLGKNVNQILVEEGVAKGVVFNDAFNTQAISAQVNADVIIGNAAIPLVADLLPTDYNERVYKNIGKMEEACSLISIYMGFNVELKKFGIKHYSTFLAGNYINNLSDIKENYRGDWSNKTFAFVDYGQVDSGLAPKGKTFAVICAADYLSEWENLNEKEYRLKKEKVAQLFFKRLESQFPGICEHLEYYEVGTSKTIKRYTKNPKGTAYGYAQTVAQSGLNRLNHFPEIKNLKFASAWSFPGGGFTGAILSGFLTATDLEKNTKWKNVNPQNIEDKRIVKLIDKQIIAENTLEMTFEKPTEFNHLIGQYVILRLDQPKYTVLDMPFRSLSIVSHPSEPTLRFAMRISESSFKKSCSEMNFSETATIFGPTGHFSIQDDTKPIVFLVSGIGITPIVPMLKELEQNKHTAKVCLFYSNKTLESAVYHKQLSELQIPNFDYNLVQTGIEGRINREVLKSKIDDVAKCDFYLVGTSEFVHSMKEILKSLNVDEQNINTDDFG
- a CDS encoding PDDEXK nuclease domain-containing protein; this encodes MSKSAQPIALIDPPDGYNGWLMELKERIHTAQQRATLAVNRELIMLYWQIGRDILERQAEQGWGAKVIERLAHDLRSAFPNMKGFSRTNLMYMRAFAEAWREESIVQQAVGQLPWGHNLVLLDKLSTQEARIWYAQKAIENNWSRNVLVMQIETRLIERQGNAVSNFDQRLPKPDSDLARESIKDPYRFDFLGLTEEAQEREIEGALVKHVTQFLLELGAGFAFVGRQVLIQVGEEEFFIDLLFYHLKLRCYVVIELKADKFKPEHLGQLGFYMTAVDRQMKAKEDAVTIGLLLCKSKDKVVAEYALGDKSQPMGIAEYKLLESLPVPLQTQLPSIEDIERELQGFDGGDV
- a CDS encoding DinB family protein; protein product: MTESTHLSQFRLMAQYNSWANNKIYDLVASLTEEERQRNLGAFFESIHGTLNHILLGDRAWLGRFATGTCYTFRSLQNEKLVFQLESLAQILYTNFAELRYERSETDRVIEKWMQELETEMLSTRVYYSNPARGIEREHSLWFGLTHFFNHQTHHRSQATTLLHQLGRDYGVTDFLAMYDVAKEFV
- a CDS encoding restriction endonuclease subunit S; translated protein: MSGMNFLEKLLNGAAVEWKPLGEVTKYEQPTKYLVQSTNYKDEFATPVLTAGKTFILGYTDEINGIYTASKTPVIIFDDFTTANKWVDFDFKAKSSAMKMITSINDSKFILKYIYYWLNTLPSDLIDGDHKRQWISNFCNKKIPMPPLAIQAEIVRILDTFTELTAELTAELTDRQKQYNYYRDRLLTFAEGEAEWKILGDISLKSYSGATPTAGAPEYYDGGTIPWLRTQEVRFSDIEETEIKITPSALKNSAAKWIPKNCVIIAISGATAGRSAINKIPLTTNQHCCCLEINPEKALYRYVFHWVSLNYENLKGMGQGARGDINSGIIKNFKIPILPLSEQAHIVGILDKFDTLTNSIREGLPREIELRQKQYEYYRDLLLSFPKTEE
- a CDS encoding type I restriction endonuclease subunit R codes for the protein MTNYNAIAESNNFIVLEKYSKQSRVKDNYQSEYDLEREFIQDLVQQGYQYLPSITNSQTMLANVREQLQTLNHVQFSEGEWRRFVETYLDKPSDSIIDKTRKIHDDYIHDFVFDDGHIQNIYLLDKKNLTRNKVQVIKQFEQKGTQTNRYDVTILINGLPLVQIELKKRGVAIREAFNQVHRYSKESFNTEHSLYKYLQLFVISNGTDTRYFANTTQRNKNSFDFTMHWARADNTPIKDLKDFTATFFQKNTLLNVLLQYSVFDVSNTLLVMRPYQIAATERILWKINSSYQAKHWNKIEGGGYIWHTTGSGKTLTSFKAARLATELDFIDKVFFVVDRKDLDYQTMKEYQRFSPDSVNGSDSTAGLKRNLDKDDNKIIVTTIQKLNNLMKTESDLAIYHKQVVFIFDECHRSQFGEVQKNLRQKFKKFYQFGFTGTPIFPENALGADTTKSVFGHELHSYVITDAIRDEKVLKFKVDYNDVRPQFKAIETEQDEKKLSAAENKQALLHPDRIRKIAQYILHNFHQKTHRLRGGNKGFNAMFAVSSVDAAKLYYETFKQLQTDRDNPLKIATIFSFAANEEQDAVGEISDESFDVSAMNSSAKEFLSAAIADYNALFKTNFSVDSNGFQNYYRDLAKQVKAKEIDLLIVVGMFLTGFDAPTLNTLFVDKNLRYHGLLQAYSRTNRIYDATKTFGNIVTFRDLEQATIDAITLFGDTNTKNVVLEKSYREYMEGFADVVTGEARRGFVEVVTELEQRFPNPDEIVLEKDKKDFAKLFGEYLRVENVLQNYDEFASLKALQQVDMNDPAAIEAFKAEHYLSDEDLTALQGIQIPSDRTIQDYRSTYNDIRDWLRRTKADSEKEKSAIAWDDVVFEVDLLKSQEINLDYILELIFEQNKKNKSKSELIEEVRRLIRSSLGNRAKESLIVDFINQTNLDEIANKASIIDTFFQFAQAEQTREADELIRSEGLNEEAAKRYINASLKREFASENGTELNDTLPKMSPLNPQYKTKKQSVFQKIAAFVEKFKGVGGQI